A region from the Lentimonas sp. CC4 genome encodes:
- the rplK gene encoding 50S ribosomal protein L11 — protein sequence MSKKVIGQIRLQLPAGAANPAPPVGPALGAQGVNIMGFCKEYNAKTKDQAGMILPVVITVYADRSFSFILKSPPAAVLLKKAAGIAKGSGVPNRDKVGSVTRKQILEIVEIKKNDLNATDEDAAVKIIEGTARSMGLEVAG from the coding sequence ATGTCTAAAAAAGTAATAGGACAAATTCGCTTACAACTGCCAGCAGGTGCAGCTAACCCAGCCCCTCCGGTTGGTCCAGCTCTCGGTGCGCAGGGTGTAAACATCATGGGCTTCTGTAAGGAGTATAACGCGAAGACTAAAGACCAGGCGGGCATGATCCTTCCTGTTGTCATTACAGTCTACGCTGACCGCTCTTTCAGTTTCATCCTTAAATCTCCACCAGCAGCTGTTCTTCTTAAGAAGGCCGCTGGCATCGCCAAGGGTTCTGGTGTGCCAAACCGCGACAAAGTCGGTTCGGTGACACGCAAGCAGATCCTTGAGATCGTTGAGATCAAGAAGAATGATCTGAATGCTACAGATGAAGATGCTGCCGTTAAGATCATCGAAGGCACTGCGCGTTCGATGGGTCTTGAAGTTGCAGGATAA
- the nusG gene encoding transcription termination/antitermination protein NusG has protein sequence MSNSFSGPNWFAVQTLSNQEGKAKKYLDKFISIEEMEDYVFEVLMPTETVTEVKSGKKKTITRKFYPGYIFVNMRLYDDDGNLLQKPWYFVREGHGVINFVGGDRPNPLKKSEIERIINQVQEAEGKEKPKIEYDIGEMVKVNDGPFMNLVGKIEEIDPDKGKLKVSVSIFGRFTPVELEYWQVQRTEES, from the coding sequence ATGTCTAATTCATTCTCAGGTCCCAATTGGTTCGCCGTCCAGACTCTTTCTAATCAAGAGGGCAAGGCGAAGAAATACCTCGATAAGTTCATCTCGATCGAGGAGATGGAGGACTATGTCTTTGAAGTGCTCATGCCTACCGAGACCGTAACGGAGGTAAAGAGCGGCAAGAAGAAGACAATTACGCGTAAATTCTACCCAGGCTATATTTTCGTTAATATGCGCCTGTATGATGATGACGGCAACTTGTTGCAGAAGCCTTGGTATTTCGTTCGCGAAGGCCACGGTGTCATCAATTTCGTTGGTGGTGACCGCCCAAATCCGCTCAAGAAGAGCGAGATTGAGCGCATTATCAACCAAGTCCAGGAAGCCGAAGGCAAAGAGAAGCCTAAGATCGAATACGATATCGGTGAAATGGTTAAGGTTAACGATGGTCCATTCATGAACCTCGTTGGCAAAATCGAGGAAATCGACCCTGATAAGGGTAAACTCAAGGTTTCCGTATCTATTTTCGGGCGATTCACGCCTGTTGAACTTGAATACTGGCAAGTCCAGAGAACAGAAGAAAGCTAA
- a CDS encoding aspartate kinase produces the protein MALIVQKYGGTSVGDVDRIKNVARRVKETRDAGNQVVVVVSARSGVTNDLIARAKALNPYPDEREMDMLLTVGEQETIALTAMALHALDVPAVSRTGGQAGILTDIAHTRARITSISGGDIQEQLDAGKVVILAGFQGHSPEGQITTLGRGGSDLSAIAIAAALKADLCQICTDVDGVYTADPRIVPDAKKLDEISYEEMLELASSGSKVMQNRAVEFAQKFNVIFEVRSSFNNNPGTIVKEEVASMEDVVVNGVALDKNQAKIVASDLPDRPGTAAKLFKALADANISVDMIVQNVGRDGKANMTFTVPREDIYRAEKVVTESFPGEDSGKLFEANDIAKVSVVGVGMRSHSGVAAKLFDALADASINIQLVSTSEIKISVGIDPKDAEEATRVVHAAFGLGQ, from the coding sequence ATGGCACTCATCGTTCAAAAATACGGCGGCACATCGGTCGGCGATGTCGATCGCATCAAGAATGTAGCTCGTCGAGTGAAAGAAACACGTGACGCTGGTAACCAGGTCGTTGTCGTCGTGTCAGCTCGTTCGGGTGTAACCAATGATTTGATCGCACGTGCAAAGGCGCTGAATCCATATCCAGATGAGCGTGAGATGGACATGCTGCTCACTGTCGGCGAACAAGAAACGATCGCTCTGACGGCGATGGCGCTCCATGCGTTAGACGTGCCTGCGGTTTCTCGCACGGGCGGACAAGCGGGTATCTTGACTGATATTGCACATACACGTGCGCGCATCACCAGTATTTCTGGTGGCGACATTCAAGAGCAACTAGATGCTGGCAAGGTGGTGATCCTAGCGGGCTTCCAGGGGCACAGTCCTGAAGGTCAGATCACTACGCTCGGTCGTGGCGGTTCGGATCTCAGTGCGATCGCCATTGCTGCGGCACTTAAGGCAGACCTCTGCCAAATCTGCACGGATGTAGACGGTGTTTACACCGCAGACCCGCGTATCGTGCCGGATGCGAAGAAGCTCGATGAGATTTCTTACGAGGAAATGCTCGAACTCGCCAGCAGCGGGTCGAAGGTTATGCAAAATCGTGCGGTCGAGTTCGCGCAAAAATTTAATGTCATATTTGAAGTCCGCTCCAGTTTTAACAACAACCCCGGAACTATCGTGAAAGAAGAAGTAGCCTCTATGGAAGACGTCGTGGTGAACGGCGTCGCACTTGATAAGAACCAGGCAAAGATCGTTGCAAGCGATTTGCCAGATCGTCCCGGAACTGCTGCGAAGCTGTTCAAGGCATTAGCTGATGCGAATATCAGTGTGGATATGATCGTCCAGAATGTCGGTCGCGATGGTAAGGCGAACATGACCTTTACTGTGCCACGCGAGGATATTTACCGTGCCGAAAAGGTCGTGACTGAGTCGTTCCCAGGTGAAGACAGCGGTAAGCTGTTCGAAGCCAATGATATCGCCAAGGTCTCTGTTGTCGGTGTCGGCATGCGTTCGCACTCTGGTGTGGCGGCGAAGCTGTTCGATGCGCTCGCGGATGCCAGCATCAATATCCAGCTCGTCAGCACCTCTGAAATTAAGATCTCGGTGGGGATTGATCCGAAGGATGCGGAAGAGGCGACTCGCGTGGTGCATGCGGCCTTTGGTTTAGGCCAGTAG
- the rplJ gene encoding 50S ribosomal protein L10, translating to MRPEKQYLVEEVNEHLNKSDYVYLANYERITVEEIAELRASLSEHGAEFHVIKNSIFGVAAAAKELPDLSEHLTGQTAIIVGGDNPSGVAKIIGEFFKKKDKVEVKAGILNEKALTAEEIAALAKLPGLEALRAQLLGLLTQPATGFVRILNAVPQSLLFALQAKAEKDGE from the coding sequence ATGAGACCAGAAAAACAATATCTCGTTGAAGAGGTGAATGAACACCTCAACAAGTCCGACTACGTTTACCTCGCTAATTACGAGCGTATTACAGTGGAAGAAATCGCAGAACTACGTGCTTCTCTTTCTGAGCATGGCGCTGAGTTCCACGTTATCAAAAACAGCATTTTCGGTGTCGCAGCCGCAGCTAAAGAACTCCCTGACCTCAGTGAGCACTTGACTGGACAAACTGCGATCATCGTCGGTGGTGATAATCCATCAGGCGTCGCTAAGATCATCGGTGAGTTCTTCAAGAAGAAGGACAAAGTCGAAGTCAAAGCCGGCATCTTGAATGAGAAAGCACTGACTGCAGAAGAAATCGCAGCCCTTGCGAAACTTCCAGGGCTCGAAGCACTTCGTGCACAGCTCCTCGGACTTCTTACACAGCCTGCGACCGGATTCGTCCGTATCCTCAACGCTGTTCCTCAAAGCCTACTCTTCGCTCTTCAGGCCAAGGCCGAAAAAGACGGCGAGTAA
- the rplL gene encoding 50S ribosomal protein L7/L12 codes for MADITKEQVVDFLSALTVLEVADLVKELEDKWGVSAAAPVAVAAAGGAAPAEAAEEKDEFDVIFVAPGANKIASIKEVRAITGLGLKEAKDLVEGAPKPVKEGATKDEAEEIKKKLEAAGAKVELK; via the coding sequence ATGGCAGATATCACAAAAGAACAAGTAGTAGATTTCCTCTCCGCACTTACAGTGCTTGAAGTAGCAGATCTCGTTAAAGAACTCGAAGACAAGTGGGGCGTAAGCGCTGCTGCTCCTGTAGCCGTTGCTGCTGCTGGCGGTGCTGCTCCTGCAGAAGCTGCTGAAGAAAAGGACGAATTTGACGTCATCTTCGTAGCTCCAGGTGCTAACAAGATCGCTTCCATTAAGGAAGTTCGCGCTATCACAGGCCTCGGTCTGAAGGAAGCTAAGGACCTCGTAGAAGGTGCACCTAAGCCAGTCAAGGAAGGTGCTACTAAGGACGAAGCTGAAGAGATCAAGAAGAAGCTCGAAGCTGCAGGTGCTAAGGTTGAATTGAAGTAA
- the tuf gene encoding elongation factor Tu, producing the protein MAKETFERTKPHVNVGTIGHIDHGKTTTTTAILKVQADKGLAQFKSYADIAKGGTVRDATKTVTIAVAHVEYETEKRHYAHVDCPGHADFVKNMITGAAQMDGAILVVSASDGPMPQTREHILLAKQVGVPTIVVWLNKVDLLDDEELLELVEMEVRDLLSKYDYPGDDITIVRGSATAALEDKPGGADAITALMDAIDTDIAEPAREIDKPLLMSVEDVFSITGRGTVATGRIERGVVKVGEEIEIVGLGDTMKTTVTGVEMFRKQLDQGQAGDNVGILLRGIDKEAIERGHVIAKPGTITPHTTALAELYVLSKDEGGRHTPFFDGYRPQFFFGTADVTGIIKCPEGVEMVMPGDNLTVTIELGKKIAMEPGQRFAIREGGRTIGAGRITEVIK; encoded by the coding sequence ATGGCTAAGGAAACATTCGAAAGAACAAAACCACACGTCAACGTCGGCACTATTGGCCACATTGACCACGGTAAAACAACTACAACGACTGCTATTCTTAAGGTTCAAGCAGACAAGGGACTCGCGCAGTTCAAGTCTTATGCTGATATCGCTAAGGGTGGCACAGTTCGTGACGCTACTAAGACAGTTACGATTGCTGTTGCACACGTTGAATACGAAACAGAAAAGCGTCACTACGCACACGTTGACTGCCCAGGTCACGCTGACTTCGTTAAGAACATGATCACAGGTGCTGCCCAGATGGACGGCGCGATCCTTGTTGTTTCTGCTTCTGATGGCCCTATGCCGCAGACTCGCGAGCACATCCTTTTGGCTAAGCAAGTTGGTGTTCCAACGATCGTTGTTTGGTTGAACAAGGTTGACCTTCTTGATGACGAAGAGCTTCTTGAGCTCGTCGAAATGGAAGTTCGTGACCTCCTTTCTAAGTATGACTACCCTGGTGATGATATCACTATTGTTCGCGGTTCTGCTACAGCAGCTCTCGAAGACAAGCCAGGTGGTGCGGATGCGATCACAGCTCTTATGGATGCGATCGACACAGATATCGCTGAGCCTGCTCGCGAAATCGACAAGCCACTTCTTATGTCTGTTGAAGACGTTTTCTCGATCACAGGTCGTGGAACAGTTGCAACAGGTCGTATCGAGCGCGGTGTTGTTAAAGTTGGTGAAGAAATCGAGATCGTTGGTCTTGGTGACACAATGAAGACCACTGTTACTGGTGTGGAAATGTTCCGCAAGCAGCTTGATCAAGGTCAAGCGGGTGACAATGTTGGTATCCTTCTTCGTGGTATCGATAAGGAAGCGATTGAGCGTGGTCACGTGATCGCTAAGCCAGGCACAATTACACCGCACACAACTGCACTTGCAGAGCTTTATGTCCTTTCTAAGGATGAAGGTGGTCGTCACACTCCATTCTTCGACGGTTACCGTCCACAGTTCTTCTTCGGCACAGCCGACGTTACTGGTATCATCAAGTGCCCAGAGGGTGTTGAGATGGTCATGCCTGGTGATAACCTTACGGTTACTATCGAGCTCGGTAAGAAGATTGCTATGGAGCCGGGGCAGCGTTTCGCGATTCGTGAAGGTGGCCGCACTATTGGTGCTGGTCGTATCACTGAGGTTATCAAATAA
- the rplA gene encoding 50S ribosomal protein L1, giving the protein MATQQIKGSKRYRQSAEMVDLEKTYSVEEASALLNKLPKAKFDETVELYAHLTVDPRKSDQMVRGTLQLPHGSGKTVRVIVFTENPEEALAAGADEAGFEDLIEKVTGGWIDFDVAISTTSAMKSVRKVARVLGPRGLMPNPKSGTVTDDIPEGIKLVKAGRVEFKMDKTANVAVVVGKRSFTPEQIVENTEAAINALNEARPQSATGKFIKSLALSSTMSPGISVDAASANKS; this is encoded by the coding sequence ATGGCCACCCAGCAAATTAAGGGAAGCAAGCGCTATCGCCAATCAGCCGAAATGGTTGACTTGGAAAAGACCTACTCGGTCGAAGAAGCGTCTGCGTTACTAAACAAACTACCGAAGGCGAAGTTCGACGAAACAGTTGAGCTTTACGCACACCTTACGGTTGATCCTCGTAAGAGCGATCAAATGGTGCGCGGCACTCTCCAGCTTCCTCACGGTAGCGGTAAGACTGTTCGCGTTATCGTGTTCACCGAAAATCCTGAAGAAGCTCTTGCAGCTGGCGCAGACGAAGCCGGATTCGAAGATCTTATCGAGAAGGTAACCGGTGGATGGATCGACTTCGATGTCGCGATCTCAACAACTAGTGCCATGAAGAGCGTCCGTAAGGTAGCTCGCGTGCTTGGACCTCGTGGCCTTATGCCGAATCCAAAGTCTGGCACTGTTACCGACGATATCCCTGAAGGCATCAAGCTAGTCAAAGCTGGCCGCGTTGAATTCAAGATGGATAAGACTGCAAACGTCGCCGTCGTCGTGGGTAAGCGTTCTTTCACTCCTGAGCAAATCGTGGAAAATACAGAGGCTGCTATTAATGCCCTGAATGAAGCCCGCCCTCAGAGTGCTACTGGTAAGTTCATCAAGTCGCTCGCTTTGAGCTCGACTATGAGCCCAGGCATCAGCGTTGACGCTGCATCAGCTAACAAGAGCTAA
- a CDS encoding metal ABC transporter ATP-binding protein → MSDCGAHTTCGCEHHSGEPVICFEGVSFSYGRSLVVEDADFDIYKGESVCVVGPNGGGKSTLLKLMLGLLQPDQGKVHLLGDAPKRSRSRVGYVPQHIDFDPLFPVSVLDVVLMGRLTRRSFGFCSRKDTARALEALEQMGLADRALGSFAALSGGQRQAVLIARALAAEVDVLLLDEPTAHVDVAAEERLLNSLKSLRKDLTLVTVSHDLAFVSRSVPKVVCVNRCVHVHPTAELTDERLRQLYGFEMRMVQHDHEHLDSHGGHHHS, encoded by the coding sequence ATGAGTGATTGTGGCGCGCATACGACATGCGGTTGTGAGCACCATTCAGGTGAGCCAGTGATTTGCTTTGAGGGTGTCTCTTTCAGTTACGGGCGTTCGCTGGTGGTGGAGGATGCAGACTTTGACATATATAAAGGCGAGTCGGTCTGTGTGGTTGGGCCAAATGGGGGAGGGAAGTCGACCCTGTTGAAGTTGATGTTGGGTTTGTTGCAGCCAGATCAGGGTAAGGTGCACTTGCTCGGCGATGCGCCGAAGCGATCGCGTTCGCGTGTCGGCTATGTGCCGCAGCATATTGATTTTGACCCGTTGTTTCCGGTATCGGTGCTCGATGTGGTGCTGATGGGGCGTTTGACGCGGCGGAGTTTTGGCTTTTGCAGTCGTAAAGATACGGCGCGTGCTCTTGAGGCGTTGGAGCAGATGGGCTTGGCGGATCGCGCGCTGGGTTCCTTTGCGGCGTTGTCGGGGGGGCAGCGACAGGCGGTGTTGATCGCGCGTGCCTTGGCTGCGGAAGTGGATGTGTTGCTGTTGGATGAGCCGACGGCGCATGTGGATGTGGCGGCGGAGGAGCGCTTGTTGAATAGCTTGAAGTCGCTGCGCAAGGATTTGACCTTGGTTACGGTGTCGCACGATTTGGCCTTCGTGTCGCGTTCGGTGCCGAAGGTGGTCTGTGTGAATCGTTGTGTGCATGTGCACCCGACTGCGGAGTTGACGGATGAGCGCTTGAGGCAGTTGTATGGTTTTGAGATGCGCATGGTGCAGCATGATCATGAGCATCTGGATAGTCACGGAGGGCATCATCACTCTTAG
- a CDS encoding metal ABC transporter permease has protein sequence MVNFLQALMDPDLVFLRYALCLGLIGSIPLGAVGTFVVARRISYLAAAIAHSALGGIGAALYCRSVYGWEWLHPMFGALVIALAAAGLIGWVSLRSRQREDALIGSIWVTGMAVGLLFIARTPGYVDPMAYFFGDILLVTASDLWIAGGVGVLILGILGLWHRQIIAVCFDAEYASIRGVRSDWVYMLLLMLTALTVVIMVSFVGIVLVIALLTLPPAIAALGARSLWRMLFVAIILNVAFVFTGLGLSFSLDLPSGPSVILIAAITYLVVNGFSRLCGVRKSSK, from the coding sequence ATGGTGAATTTTTTACAGGCATTGATGGATCCGGATCTGGTGTTTTTGCGCTACGCGTTGTGCTTGGGGCTGATTGGCAGTATTCCGCTCGGTGCTGTGGGCACCTTTGTGGTGGCACGGCGGATCAGCTATCTGGCGGCGGCAATCGCTCACTCGGCGCTCGGTGGGATCGGTGCCGCGTTGTATTGTCGTAGTGTCTATGGTTGGGAGTGGTTGCACCCGATGTTCGGTGCCTTAGTCATTGCGTTGGCAGCTGCAGGCTTGATCGGCTGGGTGTCGTTGCGCTCGCGGCAACGCGAAGATGCGTTGATTGGCTCGATTTGGGTAACGGGCATGGCGGTGGGCCTGCTCTTTATTGCTCGGACTCCGGGATACGTCGACCCGATGGCCTACTTCTTTGGGGATATATTATTGGTGACGGCATCGGATCTGTGGATTGCGGGCGGCGTCGGCGTCTTGATTCTCGGGATACTGGGGCTTTGGCATCGGCAGATCATCGCGGTGTGCTTCGATGCGGAGTATGCATCCATTCGTGGAGTGCGCTCTGACTGGGTCTATATGTTGCTGTTAATGCTGACCGCGTTGACGGTCGTGATTATGGTTTCATTTGTCGGGATCGTGCTCGTGATCGCGCTATTGACGCTGCCGCCAGCGATTGCGGCACTGGGCGCTCGGAGTCTGTGGCGCATGCTGTTTGTGGCAATTATACTAAACGTAGCATTCGTTTTCACGGGTCTGGGGCTGAGCTTTTCGCTGGATTTGCCGAGTGGGCCGTCTGTTATTCTGATCGCAGCGATCACCTATTTAGTGGTGAATGGATTTTCGCGGCTCTGTGGCGTGCGGAAATCTAGTAAATGA
- a CDS encoding zinc ABC transporter substrate-binding protein, with the protein MQWIKSFFVGAVTVLVALFCAACAKEEAVEVSGLSVWCTVQPQAYFVERIGGGLVSAEVLVHPGQSPEMYTPSAAQVAQLARADVYFGIGMPIEAPLFERMESSMSGVRVVQTGGEIAAPCSHHGHDHGHHGHDHGDHDPHIWLDPVQMVDVVEHMRDTLIEMQPESAEVFRSNAEVLIAELVALDVALREQLAPYAGRAFFINHPALGHFSERYGLVQMSIEQSGTAPSAARVADLIAQAREAQVGAIYTQPEFGRTTATILADALGVPVVEVVLLPTDYIVGLTEIGNALEGGFSNE; encoded by the coding sequence ATGCAGTGGATTAAATCTTTCTTTGTTGGGGCGGTAACTGTGCTGGTTGCTTTGTTTTGTGCAGCGTGTGCGAAGGAGGAGGCTGTCGAGGTTTCTGGCTTATCGGTGTGGTGCACTGTGCAGCCGCAGGCGTATTTTGTGGAGCGAATCGGCGGTGGTTTAGTCTCGGCTGAAGTGTTGGTGCACCCCGGACAAAGCCCTGAAATGTATACGCCGAGCGCTGCTCAGGTGGCGCAATTGGCGCGCGCGGATGTGTATTTTGGCATCGGAATGCCGATTGAGGCACCGTTGTTTGAACGTATGGAATCGTCGATGTCAGGGGTGCGGGTCGTGCAGACGGGCGGCGAGATTGCGGCGCCGTGCAGTCATCACGGGCACGATCACGGGCACCATGGCCATGATCATGGTGACCATGATCCGCATATCTGGCTCGATCCGGTGCAGATGGTTGATGTGGTAGAGCATATGCGCGATACGTTGATCGAGATGCAGCCGGAGTCGGCGGAAGTGTTTCGGAGCAATGCGGAGGTGTTGATCGCTGAATTGGTAGCGCTCGACGTGGCGTTACGGGAGCAGTTGGCGCCTTATGCGGGGCGAGCATTTTTTATTAACCACCCCGCGCTGGGGCATTTCTCGGAGCGCTATGGCTTGGTGCAGATGTCGATCGAGCAGTCGGGCACTGCGCCGTCGGCTGCGCGTGTGGCGGATTTGATTGCACAGGCACGCGAGGCGCAGGTTGGAGCAATTTATACACAGCCTGAGTTTGGGCGGACGACGGCGACGATTTTAGCAGATGCGCTAGGTGTGCCAGTGGTGGAGGTCGTTTTACTGCCGACAGACTATATCGTTGGGCTGACTGAGATAGGCAATGCGCTTGAAGGGGGCTTTAGTAATGAGTGA
- the secE gene encoding preprotein translocase subunit SecE: protein MKNPFTSIRLFYKETMTELKKASWPSKTELRDSTFVVLLATVILGSFIALTDFSLMNGVELLTSLVR, encoded by the coding sequence ATGAAAAATCCATTCACAAGCATCCGTCTCTTTTATAAGGAGACGATGACCGAGCTCAAGAAGGCCTCTTGGCCGAGCAAGACAGAATTGCGTGACTCGACGTTCGTTGTCCTTCTCGCCACTGTTATCCTTGGCTCCTTTATCGCACTGACCGATTTCTCGCTCATGAATGGTGTCGAGCTGCTGACCTCATTGGTTCGCTAG